A single bacterium DNA region contains:
- a CDS encoding septal ring lytic transglycosylase RlpA family protein, with amino-acid sequence MLALACGCAGAPRGGGQPNWSEAGLASWYGADFHGRRTANGERYNMYAMTAAHKTLPLGTTVTVTHRGSGRRIRVRVNDRGPFVAGRVIDLSLAAARALGSAGDGVAPVLLEARLPAGAFVAAAR; translated from the coding sequence ATGCTCGCGCTCGCCTGCGGATGCGCGGGCGCGCCGCGCGGCGGGGGGCAGCCCAACTGGAGCGAGGCGGGCCTCGCCTCCTGGTACGGCGCGGACTTCCACGGCCGCCGCACCGCCAACGGCGAGCGCTACAACATGTACGCCATGACCGCCGCGCACAAGACGCTCCCGCTCGGCACCACCGTGACCGTCACCCACCGGGGCAGCGGCCGGCGCATCCGGGTGCGCGTGAACGACCGCGGGCCGTTCGTCGCGGGCCGCGTCATCGACCTGTCCCTGGCGGCCGCGCGGGCGCTCGGCTCCGCCGGGGACGGCGTCGCGCCCGTGCTCCTCGAGGCCCGGCTGCCCGCGGGCGCCTTCGTCGCCGCCGCGCG